One segment of Erigeron canadensis isolate Cc75 chromosome 2, C_canadensis_v1, whole genome shotgun sequence DNA contains the following:
- the LOC122587360 gene encoding signal recognition particle receptor subunit beta-like, with the protein MDVDRIEVVKAQLQPYLLQAEEYARRAEDFVRQIPPTQIYIALAAVLISTFFILLLRVLKRTVSNTIVLSGLSGGGKTVLFYKLRDGSSHQGTVTSMEPNEGLFVLNSETSKKGKIKAVHLVDVPGHSRLRPKLDEYLPRAAGIVFVVDAVEFLPNCRAASEYLYDILTKANVVKRKIPLLILCNKVDKVTAHTKEFIRKQLEKEIDKLRTSRTAVSDADISSEFTLGVPGEAFSFSQCINKVTVAEVSALTGEILPLEQFIRERVKP; encoded by the exons ATGGATGTGGATAGAATAGAAGTTGTAAAAGCACAATTGCAACCGTATTTGCTTCAAGCCGAAGAATACGCTCGTCGGGCCGAAGATTTTGTTCGACAGATCCCACCAACTCAGATCTATATTGCTTTGGCAGCTGTTTTGATTTCCACCTTTTTCATCTTGTTAT TACGTGTTCTCAAGCGTACAGTTTCCAACACCATTGTGCTCAGCGGGCTTAGTGGTGGTGGGAAAACTGTTCTTTTTTACAAG CTACGTGATGGATCTTCCCACCAAGGTACTGTCACCTCAATGGAACCCAATGAGGGGCTTTTTGTATTGAACTCAGAGACTTCCAAG AAAGGCAAGATTAAGGCAGTTCACCTTGTTGATGTTCCTGGTCACTCCCGTCTGCGCCCTAAACTGGATGAATACTTGCCTAGAGCAGCTGGCATAGTATTTGTTGTGGATGCGGTTGAATTTTTGCCTAACTGTCGTGCTGCTTCAGa gTATCTGTATGACATTTTGACGAAAGCTAATGTTGTGAAGAGGAAAATTCCACTTCTTATCCTTTGCAACAAGGTGGATAAGGTTACTGCACATACAAAAGAGTTTATTAGAAAACAGCTTGAGAAGGAAAT AGATAAACTCCGGACATCAAGAACAGCTGTATCAGATGCGGATATATCTAGTGAGTTCACACTTGGAGTACCTGGAGAAGCATTCTCTTTTTCTCAGTGCATAAACAAAGTGACTGTTGCCGAGGTTTCTGCATTAACTGGAGAGATACTACCGTTAGAGCAGTTCATCAGGGAACGTGTGAAGCCTTGA